In Candidatus Kaistella beijingensis, a genomic segment contains:
- a CDS encoding efflux RND transporter periplasmic adaptor subunit, with product MNILKTGIFLSAIAVLASCSSDKNEIKDNAKPIEVKLSNSATTDALGYAGASGKLVAKNSVNVSTRMMGYITSLRADVGDFVSAGQGLVSINNTDIQAKGGQANAQIAQAQANFNIAQKDFQRFQNLYNNQSASQKELDDMRARYEIAKANLDGAKMMKNEVNSQYRYTNITAPISGVITAKYASQGDLANPGMPILTIESSGNLQAQVLVSEQDITLIKSGMPVKVLMKSTNNEVTGTVDEISRSATNTGGQYLVKINVPQSRDYLPGMFVNVVFPFKRSGSVNQDFQESVTVPKTAIVENGQLTGIYTVSSANTAMLRWIKTGKTLGDQVEILSGLNSKEPYIVSANGKLFNGAKVQVK from the coding sequence ATGAACATACTAAAAACAGGAATTTTTCTTTCAGCAATTGCCGTCCTTGCAAGTTGCTCTTCCGACAAAAATGAAATCAAGGACAACGCCAAACCAATTGAGGTAAAACTCAGCAATTCGGCGACAACAGACGCTTTAGGTTATGCAGGAGCAAGCGGAAAATTGGTTGCCAAAAATTCGGTAAATGTGTCCACGAGAATGATGGGCTACATTACGAGTTTGCGTGCCGATGTCGGCGATTTTGTGAGTGCAGGTCAAGGTTTGGTGAGCATCAACAATACCGATATTCAGGCAAAAGGTGGACAAGCCAATGCACAAATTGCACAGGCTCAAGCGAATTTCAATATTGCGCAGAAAGATTTTCAGCGTTTTCAAAATTTATACAACAATCAAAGTGCGTCGCAAAAGGAATTGGACGATATGAGAGCACGTTACGAAATAGCAAAAGCCAATTTGGACGGTGCAAAAATGATGAAAAATGAAGTCAATTCCCAATACCGTTACACGAATATTACCGCTCCAATTTCGGGCGTGATAACAGCAAAATACGCAAGCCAAGGAGATTTGGCAAATCCGGGAATGCCGATTTTAACGATTGAAAGTTCAGGGAATTTGCAGGCGCAGGTTTTGGTTTCGGAGCAGGACATTACTTTGATAAAAAGCGGAATGCCTGTAAAAGTTTTGATGAAATCTACCAATAACGAAGTCACAGGAACTGTTGACGAAATCAGTCGTTCCGCAACCAATACCGGCGGACAATATCTGGTAAAAATCAATGTTCCGCAAAGTCGCGATTATCTTCCGGGAATGTTTGTGAATGTAGTTTTCCCTTTCAAAAGAAGCGGAAGCGTCAATCAGGATTTTCAGGAATCTGTAACTGTTCCGAAAACAGCAATTGTTGAAAACGGGCAATTAACGGGGATTTACACGGTAAGTTCAGCCAATACCGCAATGTTGCGATGGATAAAAACCGGAAAAACTTTGGGCGACCAAGTGGAAATTCTTTCAGGATTAAATTCCAAAGAACCCTACATCGTTTCCGCCAACGGAAAATTGTTTAATGGTGCAAAAGTTCAAGTTAAGTAA
- a CDS encoding efflux RND transporter permease subunit, whose product MEKGFAGRIAEFFINSKLTILLMIALMIIGVYSSTLIPREEEPQIIVPMADVMVGYPGATPTEVENRVVKPLEKIISNIKGVEHVHAMAMNGKAMLIVQFYVGQDTERSYVKLYDELMKNKMMFPKGVYEPMVKTRSIDDVPMLGLTLWSEKYSDFQLRQISEELASEVKKIKDVSLTNVIGGSPRQLKIILDREKMAESSVDALLVMQMIQANNGSSQSGSFVSNDQEYLLTTGQFLTSKDDVENLVVGTSNNMPVYLKQIAKVEDGASSPANYVSFGYGMATEKGKKNPAEYPAVTISVSKVKGADAMKISDEILHKVENLKKTLVPNDVHVEVTRNYGETASHKVSELLLHLAVAIIAVTILVMLAMGWRGGLVVFFSVPLTFALTLFSYYMLGYTLNRITLFALVFVVGIVVDDSIIIAENMHRHFHMKKLPFKQAAIYAINEVGNPTILATFTVIAAILPMAFVSGMMGPYMSPMPIGASIAMLLSLFVALTVTPYLGYHLLKVKDEEEHKEEQGLETGIIYKWYKKIEQPLLDSGKKRWTMLGITGVLLMISMLAFFTKWVAVKMLPFDNKNEIQVVIDMPEGTTLEKTNAVTKDVAQYLRTVPEVVNYQNYVGSASPITFNGLVRHYDMRGASNTADIQVNLLHKEDRDKQSHDVAKTIRPEIQKIAKKYGANIKIVEVPPGPPVLSTIVAEVYGPNYDEQVRIANEIQNILKKTDDVVDVDWMVEAPQTEFKLVPDNEKAMLNGIAPQQLVGNLTYLMGEYPISTLYDEKSAEPINMVMKLDNSEKATIQDITALKVKGQQGNMMPISDVVKVEREKLEKSIYRKDQKRVVYVLADMAGGLESPAYAILGMEEKLKKIQLPAGYSLNELYMKQPTDESDYTVKWDGEWQITLEVFRDLGAAFAVVIIIIYMLIVGWFQNFKTPMVMMVAIPLSLVGIVLGHWLLGAFFTATSFIGMIALAGVMVRNSVLLIDFIEIRLKEGIPMKQAIIEAGAVRTTPILLTTGAVVIGAVIILFDPIFQGLAISLVFGAIVSTLLTLIVVPLIYYMSEKKKWEKIQAEQTIEFSDDFFDEPLNKEKP is encoded by the coding sequence ATGGAAAAAGGATTTGCAGGACGTATCGCCGAATTTTTTATCAATTCAAAACTCACAATTTTGTTGATGATTGCTTTGATGATTATTGGCGTTTACAGTTCCACACTGATACCGAGAGAAGAAGAACCACAAATTATTGTTCCGATGGCAGACGTAATGGTCGGTTATCCCGGAGCAACACCTACGGAAGTAGAAAACCGCGTGGTAAAACCTTTAGAAAAAATTATTTCAAATATTAAAGGTGTAGAGCACGTTCACGCAATGGCGATGAACGGAAAAGCGATGCTGATTGTACAGTTTTATGTAGGACAGGACACGGAAAGGTCTTATGTAAAACTCTACGACGAGTTGATGAAAAACAAAATGATGTTTCCAAAAGGGGTTTACGAACCGATGGTGAAAACACGTTCTATCGACGATGTTCCGATGCTTGGTTTAACGCTTTGGAGCGAGAAATACAGCGATTTTCAACTTCGTCAGATTTCGGAAGAACTCGCTTCGGAAGTTAAAAAAATCAAGGATGTTTCTTTAACGAATGTGATTGGCGGAAGTCCGCGACAACTGAAAATCATTTTAGACCGTGAAAAAATGGCGGAAAGCAGTGTTGATGCACTTTTGGTAATGCAGATGATACAGGCGAACAACGGCAGTTCCCAAAGCGGAAGTTTTGTAAGCAACGACCAAGAATATTTGTTGACGACAGGACAATTTCTCACTTCAAAAGACGATGTGGAAAACCTTGTGGTAGGAACTTCCAACAATATGCCTGTTTATTTGAAGCAGATTGCAAAAGTGGAAGATGGCGCATCATCTCCTGCAAATTATGTAAGTTTCGGTTATGGAATGGCGACCGAAAAAGGCAAGAAAAATCCCGCAGAATATCCTGCCGTAACGATTTCTGTTTCCAAAGTGAAAGGAGCAGATGCGATGAAAATTTCAGACGAAATCTTGCATAAAGTTGAAAATTTAAAGAAAACTTTAGTTCCAAACGATGTTCACGTGGAAGTTACCCGAAATTACGGAGAAACCGCGTCGCACAAAGTTTCCGAACTTTTGTTACACCTTGCTGTTGCAATTATTGCCGTAACCATTTTGGTGATGCTCGCAATGGGATGGAGAGGCGGTTTAGTTGTGTTTTTCTCGGTTCCTTTAACCTTTGCATTAACGCTTTTCAGTTATTATATGCTCGGTTACACGCTGAACAGAATTACACTTTTTGCGCTCGTTTTCGTCGTCGGAATTGTGGTGGATGATAGCATCATTATCGCCGAAAATATGCACCGGCATTTCCACATGAAGAAATTGCCGTTCAAACAGGCAGCAATTTATGCGATAAATGAAGTAGGAAATCCGACAATTTTAGCAACTTTTACCGTTATTGCCGCGATTTTACCGATGGCTTTCGTTTCCGGAATGATGGGACCTTATATGTCGCCAATGCCGATTGGTGCGTCGATTGCGATGTTGCTTTCACTTTTTGTGGCTTTAACGGTGACGCCGTATCTCGGTTATCATTTATTAAAAGTGAAAGACGAGGAAGAACATAAGGAAGAGCAAGGTTTGGAAACCGGAATTATTTACAAGTGGTATAAAAAAATTGAGCAACCATTACTTGACAGCGGTAAAAAACGATGGACAATGCTCGGAATTACAGGCGTTTTGCTGATGATTTCAATGTTGGCATTTTTCACAAAATGGGTGGCGGTAAAAATGCTTCCTTTTGATAATAAAAATGAAATTCAGGTGGTGATTGATATGCCGGAAGGAACGACTTTAGAAAAAACAAATGCCGTAACCAAAGATGTTGCGCAGTATTTGAGAACCGTTCCGGAAGTGGTCAATTATCAAAATTATGTAGGTTCCGCTTCGCCGATTACGTTCAATGGTTTGGTGCGACATTACGATATGCGTGGAGCGAGCAATACTGCGGATATTCAGGTGAATCTTTTGCATAAGGAAGACCGCGATAAGCAAAGTCACGATGTGGCAAAAACCATTCGTCCTGAAATTCAAAAAATTGCAAAAAAATACGGCGCCAACATTAAAATCGTCGAAGTTCCGCCGGGACCACCGGTTTTGTCAACCATCGTTGCCGAAGTTTATGGACCGAATTACGATGAACAGGTAAGAATTGCCAATGAAATTCAGAATATTTTGAAAAAAACCGACGATGTTGTTGATGTAGATTGGATGGTGGAAGCACCACAAACAGAATTCAAACTCGTTCCTGATAACGAAAAAGCGATGTTGAACGGAATTGCACCGCAACAATTGGTGGGAAATCTAACCTATTTAATGGGAGAATATCCGATTTCCACTTTGTATGACGAAAAAAGTGCTGAACCAATCAATATGGTGATGAAATTGGACAATTCCGAAAAAGCAACCATTCAAGACATTACCGCACTGAAAGTGAAAGGACAACAGGGAAATATGATGCCGATAAGTGATGTGGTAAAAGTGGAGCGCGAAAAATTGGAAAAAAGTATTTACCGAAAAGACCAAAAACGGGTGGTTTATGTGCTTGCAGATATGGCGGGAGGTTTGGAAAGTCCGGCTTACGCCATTCTCGGAATGGAAGAAAAACTGAAAAAAATTCAACTTCCTGCAGGTTATTCGCTGAACGAACTTTATATGAAACAGCCGACAGACGAAAGCGATTACACCGTAAAATGGGACGGAGAATGGCAAATTACATTGGAAGTTTTCCGTGATTTGGGTGCTGCTTTTGCCGTAGTGATTATCATAATATATATGTTGATTGTCGGTTGGTTCCAAAACTTCAAAACTCCGATGGTGATGATGGTAGCAATTCCGCTTTCATTGGTGGGAATTGTGCTGGGACATTGGCTTTTGGGCGCATTTTTCACGGCAACTTCCTTTATCGGGATGATTGCTTTAGCCGGAGTTATGGTGAGGAATTCAGTCCTTTTAATTGACTTTATAGAAATCCGACTGAAAGAAGGGATACCGATGAAACAGGCAATTATAGAAGCAGGAGCAGTAAGAACAACGCCGATTTTGTTGACAACAGGAGCGGTTGTCATTGGAGCGGTCATCATTTTGTTTGACCCAATTTTCCAAGGTTTGGCGATTTCATTGGTGTTTGGAGCGATAGTTTCAACCTTGTTGACGCTAATTGTGGTTCCTTTGATTTACTATATGAGCGAAAAGAAAAAGTGGGAAAAAATTCAGGCAGAACAAACAATAGAATTTTCCGACGATTTCTTTGATGAACCTTTAAATAAAGAAAAACCATAG
- a CDS encoding P-II family nitrogen regulator: MKLLLITAIEEFEKNVKEILVHSGVSAFSYSPVKGYKSDEKQISLENWFASQISETDSLLFTAFVPEENVDKVYHYVEKFNQKQEFLSHIHLSTLNIEKSV; this comes from the coding sequence ATGAAACTACTACTCATCACCGCAATAGAAGAATTTGAGAAAAATGTGAAAGAAATTCTCGTTCATTCGGGCGTTTCAGCATTTTCCTACAGTCCTGTAAAAGGCTACAAATCGGACGAAAAGCAAATTTCTTTGGAAAATTGGTTCGCTTCGCAGATTTCGGAAACCGATTCGCTACTGTTCACGGCATTTGTTCCTGAAGAAAATGTAGATAAAGTGTATCATTATGTAGAGAAATTCAACCAAAAACAAGAGTTTCTCTCGCACATACATTTATCAACTTTAAATATTGAGAAATCGGTTTAA
- a CDS encoding YgaP family membrane protein has product MKTRIIHAVAGTMILASLLLGILVHQNWFYLTGFVGLNLLQSSFTNWCLLGNILEKFGVQDDNCKC; this is encoded by the coding sequence ATGAAAACAAGAATTATACACGCAGTTGCCGGAACGATGATTTTGGCGAGTTTACTTTTAGGAATTTTAGTGCACCAAAATTGGTTTTATCTTACCGGTTTTGTCGGCTTGAATTTGTTGCAGTCGTCCTTTACCAATTGGTGTCTTTTGGGAAATATTTTGGAAAAATTTGGCGTTCAAGACGATAACTGCAAATGCTGA
- a CDS encoding thioredoxin domain-containing protein has protein sequence MNKIKMLLFVFTVFSFAGCQKAQKMGGETSVEKSSEEKTDLSAQEFSDKIKQNPDAIILDVRTPREFEDGHIANAVNMDINGNFESDISKLDKSKPILVYCLSGARSSSAVEILKNQGFKNIFHLDRGMMSWRSANLPETTNKAIAKKGMSMQDYQKMLQSDKLVLVDFYADWCAPCKKMEPYLKEISETMNDKVKVVRIDADANAELCKELKISPIPVFHLYQNNKLIWENTGFVPKETVVVKINLQ, from the coding sequence ATGAATAAGATAAAAATGTTGCTATTCGTTTTCACGGTGTTTTCTTTTGCGGGTTGCCAAAAGGCACAGAAAATGGGTGGTGAAACTTCGGTTGAAAAGTCATCAGAAGAAAAGACCGACTTATCTGCACAAGAATTTTCCGACAAAATCAAGCAAAATCCCGACGCCATTATTTTGGACGTGAGAACTCCAAGAGAATTTGAAGATGGACATATTGCAAATGCCGTAAATATGGACATCAACGGAAATTTTGAAAGTGATATTTCAAAATTGGATAAGTCAAAACCTATTTTGGTGTATTGTTTAAGTGGGGCGAGAAGTTCTTCTGCAGTCGAAATTTTGAAAAATCAGGGTTTTAAAAATATTTTCCATTTAGATAGAGGAATGATGAGTTGGCGAAGCGCAAATCTCCCCGAAACCACCAATAAAGCCATCGCCAAAAAAGGAATGTCAATGCAGGATTACCAAAAAATGTTACAGTCCGACAAATTGGTTTTGGTTGATTTTTATGCCGATTGGTGTGCTCCGTGTAAAAAGATGGAACCTTATTTAAAAGAAATTTCTGAAACGATGAACGACAAGGTAAAAGTCGTAAGAATTGATGCAGATGCAAACGCTGAACTCTGCAAAGAATTGAAAATAAGCCCAATTCCTGTCTTTCATTTATACCAAAACAACAAATTGATTTGGGAAAATACAGGTTTTGTGCCGAAGGAAACGGTGGTGGTAAAAATAAACCTCCAATAA
- a CDS encoding NAD(P)/FAD-dependent oxidoreductase, protein MKILVVGGNFAGSTAAMEIKRKLKEKAEVTLIDRNEDFVYIPSLIWVPIKRREISEIVVPRRAVLEKKGVKFVKDTAIKVEPDENKVYCENGIYEYDQLIIATGPKVNFDIAPGIRENCSYIGTPPKAMETREKLEEFKKNPGAIVIGATQNAGCMGAAYEFLFNIEKWLREQNIRKKVDLYWVTPEPYLGHFGIDGMPLGETMLKTFMQMFKIHYRTGVGIKEVEKEKVILSTGEEIESKFTMLMPPFVGVDFIANSPKLETPPNNFIPILPNYRHQTIKNIWGAGLAVDVKPPFKQGEIPFTIPKTGYPSDVTGKIVAKNIIKTIEGKTDFVEKSWGRIPGLCVMDAGKKEVLLVSNSLFKPRVFAIMVPNVFYDISKILLEKYFLWKLRNGYSSLL, encoded by the coding sequence ATGAAAATTTTAGTAGTGGGTGGAAACTTCGCAGGAAGTACCGCCGCAATGGAAATCAAAAGAAAACTGAAAGAGAAAGCAGAAGTGACCTTAATTGACAGAAACGAAGATTTCGTTTACATTCCGTCGCTAATTTGGGTTCCGATAAAGAGAAGGGAAATTTCTGAAATTGTAGTTCCACGGAGAGCCGTTTTAGAAAAAAAAGGCGTGAAGTTCGTGAAAGATACCGCAATTAAAGTAGAACCCGACGAAAATAAAGTGTATTGCGAAAATGGGATTTACGAATACGACCAACTCATCATCGCGACAGGACCAAAAGTAAACTTCGACATCGCTCCCGGAATTAGAGAGAACTGTTCCTACATTGGAACGCCGCCAAAAGCGATGGAAACTCGGGAAAAATTAGAGGAATTCAAAAAAAATCCCGGTGCAATCGTAATCGGTGCCACTCAAAACGCCGGTTGTATGGGAGCCGCTTATGAATTTCTTTTCAACATCGAAAAATGGCTTCGGGAACAAAATATCCGCAAAAAAGTAGATTTGTATTGGGTAACTCCGGAACCATATCTCGGACATTTTGGAATCGACGGAATGCCTTTAGGAGAAACAATGTTGAAAACTTTTATGCAAATGTTCAAAATCCACTATAGAACAGGCGTCGGAATAAAAGAAGTAGAAAAAGAAAAAGTGATTTTGAGCACAGGCGAAGAAATCGAGTCTAAATTTACAATGTTGATGCCTCCATTTGTGGGTGTTGATTTTATTGCAAATTCTCCAAAACTTGAAACTCCGCCGAACAATTTCATCCCAATTTTACCGAATTACCGACACCAAACCATCAAAAATATTTGGGGAGCAGGTTTGGCTGTTGATGTGAAACCACCGTTCAAACAAGGCGAAATTCCGTTTACCATTCCTAAAACCGGTTATCCGAGTGATGTAACGGGAAAAATAGTTGCCAAAAACATCATCAAAACCATCGAAGGAAAAACTGATTTCGTAGAAAAATCGTGGGGAAGAATTCCGGGACTTTGCGTGATGGATGCAGGAAAAAAAGAAGTTTTATTGGTGAGCAATTCACTATTCAAACCAAGGGTTTTCGCTATTATGGTTCCAAATGTATTTTATGATATTTCGAAAATCCTTTTAGAAAAATATTTCCTTTGGAAATTGAGAAACGGTTATTCATCGTTACTTTAA
- a CDS encoding methyltransferase family protein: protein MIKTSKDYLFVSIQFLLFALYLFDFLPKFDILVIYTYLGLFFATLGMVISVISLSNLDENLTVFPTPKENSELITNGLYQFSRHPIYTGILLFVFGFAIFWESYYKLLISVLLLILFYLKTLYEEKQLKKKYPNYIHYQKVTGRFFPKIDSIFRDF from the coding sequence TTGATAAAAACCTCAAAAGATTATCTCTTCGTAAGCATTCAGTTTCTTCTGTTTGCACTCTATCTTTTTGATTTTTTGCCCAAATTTGACATTCTTGTTATCTATACTTATTTAGGATTGTTTTTTGCGACTTTAGGAATGGTAATTTCTGTAATTTCCCTTTCCAATTTAGACGAAAATCTAACTGTTTTTCCTACACCGAAAGAAAATTCAGAACTGATAACCAATGGGTTATATCAATTCAGCAGACATCCGATTTATACAGGAATTCTACTTTTCGTTTTTGGGTTTGCCATCTTTTGGGAATCGTATTACAAACTTCTGATTTCGGTTTTGCTCCTTATTTTGTTTTATTTAAAGACACTTTACGAGGAAAAACAACTGAAGAAAAAATATCCAAACTACATTCATTACCAAAAAGTTACAGGAAGGTTTTTTCCGAAAATCGATTCAATTTTCAGAGACTTCTAA
- a CDS encoding TlpA family protein disulfide reductase, whose protein sequence is MENLKIWVQKNGFTVILVGFFALMLFSPDAKAWFLRQIASTGILNSKIEAPKDNASENIENQPIANFSVTDVASGDQISTADLKGKVVFINFWASWCPPCRAEFPSIQKFYEKYKSNQQVVFLTVNLDDNPELGKKYLAKENFSIPFLIPSSEIPKEVFSGSLPTTVVLDKKGVIRLHHQGVADYSTANFYEQIDGLISEK, encoded by the coding sequence ATGGAGAATTTAAAAATTTGGGTACAAAAGAACGGATTCACGGTAATTCTGGTGGGATTTTTCGCATTAATGCTTTTCAGTCCCGACGCAAAAGCGTGGTTCCTGAGACAAATTGCGTCCACAGGAATTTTAAACTCAAAAATTGAAGCACCAAAAGATAACGCATCCGAAAATATAGAAAATCAACCGATTGCTAATTTCAGCGTTACCGATGTTGCATCGGGAGACCAAATCAGTACCGCCGATTTGAAAGGAAAAGTGGTTTTTATCAATTTTTGGGCTTCTTGGTGTCCTCCTTGTAGAGCCGAGTTTCCGAGCATTCAGAAGTTTTATGAAAAGTACAAATCCAATCAACAAGTTGTATTTTTGACGGTAAATTTGGACGATAATCCGGAATTGGGAAAGAAATATCTTGCAAAAGAAAATTTCAGTATTCCGTTTTTAATTCCATCAAGCGAAATTCCGAAAGAGGTTTTCAGTGGCTCGCTTCCAACGACGGTTGTTTTGGATAAAAAAGGTGTAATTCGTCTTCATCATCAAGGCGTTGCCGATTACAGCACCGCTAATTTTTATGAACAAATTGACGGTTTGATTTCCGAAAAATAA
- a CDS encoding rhodanese-like domain-containing protein gives MEKTIKEWVNEGAMIVDVRTPSEFSEGSIENAVNIPLNEIESRISEFENKPAVIVFCRSGSRSAMARTILSKHQIPNLYNGINEEFMRMQLL, from the coding sequence ATGGAAAAAACCATAAAAGAATGGGTAAACGAAGGCGCAATGATTGTTGACGTAAGAACACCCTCAGAATTTTCGGAAGGAAGTATAGAAAATGCGGTTAATATTCCGCTGAACGAAATTGAGAGCAGAATTTCAGAATTTGAAAATAAACCCGCAGTTATCGTATTTTGCAGGAGCGGAAGCAGAAGTGCGATGGCGAGAACCATCCTTTCAAAACATCAAATTCCAAACTTGTATAATGGAATCAATGAGGAATTTATGCGGATGCAATTACTATAA
- a CDS encoding universal stress protein: MKKILLIIDFSKNNNGIIKIAGNLAEKHSAEIILLNVIDLPNSIFRKSFFSVFLFKQEISLEENFIKLNLLKKQFVSEFQIHVSTEIETGNKLKIVTDMQQKYQVDLVIMGITSKTHMLSKDFLADKKIISSVPCPVLTVPYGFQKSEFYNLLYPVRQVLGALYKYDYAKLFFLDKKAKIHFLGLENQEKENFHTSLNTNLLHLQIEAQKDQFLHPTYSYEKTINPSVNILQHINVMKSDLAVINTIKNNNSKDAANNSFVENLLLKEQIPLLFVNSHTIKKHLGTERYLSKLAHF; this comes from the coding sequence ATGAAAAAAATACTACTAATTATAGATTTTTCTAAAAATAACAATGGTATCATAAAAATTGCAGGAAATCTTGCTGAAAAACATTCTGCCGAAATTATTTTATTGAATGTAATAGATTTGCCAAATTCTATTTTTAGGAAATCTTTTTTTTCCGTCTTTCTTTTTAAGCAGGAAATTAGTTTGGAAGAAAACTTTATAAAACTCAATCTTTTGAAAAAGCAATTCGTTTCGGAATTTCAGATTCATGTTAGTACAGAAATTGAAACAGGCAACAAACTGAAAATTGTAACGGATATGCAACAGAAATATCAGGTGGACTTAGTAATTATGGGCATAACTTCAAAAACTCATATGCTATCAAAAGATTTTCTCGCCGATAAAAAAATAATTTCTAGCGTTCCTTGTCCCGTTCTCACGGTTCCGTACGGTTTTCAAAAATCGGAATTTTACAATCTTCTTTATCCTGTTCGTCAGGTTTTGGGCGCACTGTACAAATACGATTATGCAAAACTGTTTTTTCTTGATAAAAAGGCAAAAATTCATTTTCTGGGACTTGAAAATCAGGAAAAAGAAAATTTTCACACATCATTGAATACCAATTTGTTACATTTGCAAATTGAGGCTCAAAAAGATCAATTTCTGCATCCAACTTATTCCTACGAAAAAACGATAAACCCATCGGTAAATATCTTGCAGCATATCAATGTAATGAAGTCTGATTTGGCTGTAATCAATACCATTAAGAACAATAATTCGAAGGATGCTGCAAACAATTCTTTTGTTGAAAATCTCTTGTTGAAAGAGCAAATTCCACTTCTCTTTGTCAACAGTCATACCATAAAAAAACACTTGGGAACAGAAAGATATTTATCCAAACTTGCACATTTTTAA
- a CDS encoding universal stress protein produces the protein MKTNIKTIIVPTDFTKKSDNALKTAVHIALRHNAKIVLFHIVETYYLIDRGGKQVIGSETVQQNIDVAKRKLKTIKATLSSEYSKLKISVQIKIENIVDSVNDLIAEEIGDLVVMGTSGRQGWKEFVLGSHSYLVLSNANCSVMLVPENSEKYDFKNILFPVRVSENIDEKLKFCLLITEKNDSNINVLGVCNEDNIKTIKEEFLKVRNKLNFIALKHRSKIVYAFDNAKKISDFSEKTDADLLFLNYEDEQRWKSFFAENFFKKIINYTDIPLFFLKPKIVAERFQEERYGSYDLTMPIPI, from the coding sequence ATGAAAACGAATATCAAAACCATCATTGTTCCTACCGATTTTACGAAAAAATCAGACAATGCGCTGAAAACAGCGGTGCATATTGCTTTGCGTCATAATGCCAAAATTGTCCTGTTTCACATCGTTGAAACTTATTATCTTATCGACAGAGGTGGAAAACAGGTGATTGGTTCCGAAACGGTGCAGCAAAATATTGATGTTGCCAAAAGAAAACTAAAAACAATAAAAGCGACACTAAGTTCTGAATATAGCAAACTGAAAATTTCGGTTCAGATAAAAATTGAAAACATCGTCGATTCCGTGAATGATTTAATTGCTGAAGAGATCGGCGATTTGGTAGTGATGGGAACTTCGGGAAGACAAGGATGGAAAGAGTTTGTGCTTGGTTCGCACTCTTATTTGGTGCTTTCCAACGCGAATTGTTCCGTGATGCTTGTTCCCGAAAATTCAGAAAAATATGATTTCAAAAACATCCTTTTTCCTGTTCGAGTTTCCGAAAATATTGATGAAAAACTAAAGTTTTGTCTGCTAATCACCGAAAAAAACGACAGCAATATCAATGTTTTGGGCGTTTGTAATGAAGATAATATCAAAACCATCAAAGAAGAATTTTTAAAAGTGCGTAACAAATTAAATTTCATTGCATTAAAACATCGTTCAAAAATTGTTTATGCTTTCGATAACGCTAAAAAAATATCCGATTTTTCGGAAAAAACCGATGCCGATTTATTGTTTTTGAATTACGAAGATGAACAACGATGGAAATCTTTTTTTGCAGAAAATTTCTTCAAAAAAATAATTAATTACACCGATATTCCTTTGTTTTTCTTGAAACCAAAAATTGTCGCAGAACGCTTTCAGGAGGAACGTTACGGCAGTTACGATTTAACGATGCCAATTCCTATTTAA
- a CDS encoding GNAT family N-acetyltransferase, with the protein MNIQIHNENNVANEFQKEQIINFLFHHLEEYGDPKNDIKKSLDYAMGENQKAGGTVLYSTNPENQEISGAVILNKTGMKGYIPENILVYIATDKNLRGKGIGKALMQKAIEVTNGDIALHCEPENPARKLYEKLGFTSKYLEMRLKK; encoded by the coding sequence ATGAATATACAGATACACAACGAAAATAACGTCGCCAACGAATTTCAAAAGGAACAAATTATCAATTTTCTGTTCCACCATTTGGAAGAATACGGCGACCCAAAAAACGACATCAAAAAATCTTTGGATTATGCGATGGGCGAAAACCAAAAAGCAGGCGGAACCGTTCTTTACAGTACCAATCCTGAAAATCAGGAGATTTCGGGAGCGGTAATTCTCAACAAAACAGGAATGAAAGGCTATATTCCCGAAAATATTTTGGTGTACATCGCCACCGATAAAAATCTTCGCGGTAAAGGAATTGGTAAAGCATTGATGCAGAAAGCGATAGAAGTTACCAATGGCGATATTGCACTGCATTGCGAACCCGAAAATCCTGCAAGAAAATTATACGAAAAACTTGGCTTCACAAGCAAATATCTTGAGATGCGACTGAAAAAATAA